A window from Thermodesulfobacteriota bacterium encodes these proteins:
- a CDS encoding TRAP transporter small permease, whose protein sequence is MEILTPFRRTIRATTYGLSFAGMFALVPLMLLTSAEVVGRAVWSRPIPGAVELSSYLLAIFVLLGIAYTQQTKGHVRVEMLTSRLPPRGAAAIDVLTTLLSIGIVGVLAWQGWEVGMEERAVSDMLRVPQKPFKLLVALAGATLLLELLLDLGDAAGRLVKR, encoded by the coding sequence ATGGAGATCCTGACGCCGTTTCGCCGGACCATTCGCGCGACCACCTACGGCCTGTCCTTTGCGGGCATGTTCGCCCTGGTGCCCCTCATGCTGCTCACCTCCGCCGAGGTGGTGGGCCGGGCCGTCTGGTCCCGGCCCATCCCCGGGGCGGTGGAGCTCTCGAGCTACCTCTTGGCGATCTTCGTGCTCCTGGGCATCGCCTACACCCAACAGACCAAGGGCCACGTGCGCGTCGAGATGCTCACCTCGCGGCTGCCTCCCCGGGGCGCGGCGGCCATCGACGTGCTCACCACCCTGCTCAGCATCGGCATCGTGGGGGTCCTCGCCTGGCAGGGGTGGGAGGTCGGGATGGAGGAGCGGGCGGTCTCCGACATGCTTCGGGTGCCCCAGAAGCCGTTCAAACTCCTGGTGGCCCTGGCCGGGGCCACCCTCTTGCTCGAGCTCCTGCTGGACCTGGGAGACGCCGCGGGAAGGCTGGTGAAGCGATGA
- a CDS encoding TRAP transporter large permease translates to MSLDPVTVGILGTGAVFLLLFLGMPIAFALMLVGFSGIAYLASFQAALPVVARTVYEVSSYYPYTVIPLFVVMGGFAGSSGLTRELYAAFDKWFGRLPGGLGVATIGACAGFSAVSGSSVATAAAMGTVALPEMKRYGYDSGLATGSVAAGGTLGFLIPPSIGFVVYAMLTEQSVGRLLVAGILPGLLLSLAYVAIIVALVVWNPRLAPGRAEAVTWADRFGALLGVWEPLLLFALVMGGIYLGFFTPTEAGAVGATVLLLVALVKGALNWTTLVQALREAVRISVMVLFLVAGANVFSYFLALSTIPMQVAMWAGDLEVSRYLILAAILAMYLFLGCFLDAISMMVLTMPVIFPVITALGFDPIWFGVIAVLMMEAGLITPPMGLNVFTVAGVAGDVPVERIFRGAAPFLLAIFAVVVLITLFPHIALYLPRMMLR, encoded by the coding sequence ATGAGCCTCGACCCGGTTACCGTGGGCATCCTGGGCACGGGGGCGGTCTTCCTGCTCCTCTTTCTGGGCATGCCCATCGCGTTTGCGCTCATGCTGGTGGGCTTTTCCGGCATCGCCTACCTGGCCTCCTTCCAGGCGGCCCTGCCGGTGGTGGCCCGCACGGTCTACGAGGTCTCTTCCTACTACCCCTACACCGTGATCCCCCTCTTCGTCGTCATGGGCGGGTTTGCGGGGAGCTCGGGGCTCACCCGCGAGCTCTACGCGGCCTTCGACAAGTGGTTCGGGCGGCTCCCCGGGGGGCTCGGCGTGGCGACGATCGGCGCCTGCGCGGGCTTTTCCGCCGTGTCCGGGTCGTCGGTGGCCACGGCGGCGGCCATGGGCACGGTGGCCCTGCCCGAGATGAAGCGGTACGGATACGACTCGGGGCTGGCCACGGGCAGCGTCGCCGCGGGGGGGACCCTGGGGTTCCTCATCCCCCCCAGCATCGGCTTCGTGGTCTACGCCATGCTCACCGAGCAGTCGGTGGGCCGGCTCCTCGTGGCCGGCATCCTGCCCGGCCTGCTCCTGTCGCTCGCGTACGTGGCCATCATCGTCGCCCTCGTGGTGTGGAATCCGCGGCTGGCGCCGGGGCGCGCGGAGGCGGTCACGTGGGCAGACCGCTTCGGGGCGCTCCTGGGGGTATGGGAGCCGCTGCTGCTCTTCGCCCTGGTCATGGGCGGGATCTACCTGGGGTTCTTCACCCCCACCGAGGCCGGGGCCGTGGGCGCCACGGTGCTGCTCCTGGTGGCCTTGGTGAAGGGGGCGCTCAATTGGACGACCCTGGTCCAGGCGCTACGCGAGGCCGTGCGCATCTCGGTGATGGTGCTCTTCCTCGTGGCCGGGGCCAACGTCTTCAGCTACTTCCTAGCCTTGTCCACCATTCCCATGCAGGTGGCCATGTGGGCGGGCGACCTGGAGGTCTCCCGCTACCTGATCCTCGCCGCCATCCTGGCCATGTACCTCTTCCTGGGCTGCTTCCTCGACGCCATCTCGATGATGGTGCTCACCATGCCGGTGATCTTTCCCGTCATCACGGCGCTGGGCTTCGACCCCATCTGGTTCGGGGTCATCGCCGTCCTCATGATGGAGGCCGGCCTCATCACCCCCCCCATGGGGCTCAACGTCTTCACCGTCGCGGGGGTGGCGGGCGACGT